One region of Haloprofundus salilacus genomic DNA includes:
- a CDS encoding copper-translocating P-type ATPase → MDDHYNSKNGERTTEHADHEGERDRGSEETNESADPRVEQSLLEDEADADEAEREVEHGEGGHGHDGHGDSDGHGGHDDHDDHGGMHAGHEQMFRRRFFVSTLLSIPVLLYSETLQQWLGFSVPAFPGSEWINPVFAIIVFAYGGVPFLRMAVPELRDRSPGMMTLISMAISVAFVYSLASVVFPTTTAFFWELVTLIDIMLLGHWIEMRSVRRASSALNELAKLIPDTAERISEDGGVEEVPVSDLSKNDLVLVRPGANVPADGVVEEGDSDVNEAMITGESRPVSKEPGDEVIGGTVNGDGSLRVRITATGEETALAGIMRLVEEAQGSKSKTQVLADRAAGWLFYVAVASATVTAVAWTVATSFGGPVIERAVTVLVIACPHALGLAIPLVVAINTSLAARNGMLVRDRIAMERARELDTVVFDKTGTLTKGEQGIVDVETVDDLAEDEAFALAAAVEGDSEHMIAQAIREAADERGVEPPNATRFEALKGRGVRATVDSETVYVGGPNLLSQLDGDAPPALTKFAERAGSNAQTVVYLVREDEPVAAFALADVVREESYQVVEALHELGVEVAMLTGDSEDVARAVAEELGIDTVFAEVLPEDKDEKIGELQSGGNLVAMVGDGVNDAPALTRADVGIAIGSGTDVAVQSADVILVQNNPLDVVRLVKLSRASYRKMQQNLVWAAGYNVFAIPLAAGALAPFGILLSPAVGALLMSLSTVIVAINAQFLRRVDLDLPSLPGVSPPATPRLAD, encoded by the coding sequence ATGGACGACCACTACAACTCGAAAAACGGCGAACGAACTACCGAACACGCCGACCACGAGGGAGAACGGGACAGAGGGAGTGAGGAGACCAATGAGTCCGCGGACCCGCGCGTAGAACAGTCACTCCTCGAAGACGAAGCCGACGCCGACGAAGCCGAACGAGAGGTCGAGCATGGAGAAGGTGGTCACGGTCACGACGGTCACGGTGATTCCGACGGCCACGGCGGCCACGACGACCACGACGACCACGGCGGAATGCACGCCGGCCACGAACAGATGTTTCGCCGGCGCTTCTTCGTCTCGACGCTGCTGTCGATTCCGGTGCTGCTCTACAGCGAGACGCTCCAGCAGTGGCTCGGTTTCTCGGTGCCCGCGTTCCCCGGCAGCGAGTGGATAAATCCGGTTTTTGCGATAATCGTCTTCGCGTACGGGGGCGTCCCGTTCCTTCGAATGGCCGTTCCGGAGCTACGCGACCGTTCGCCGGGGATGATGACGCTCATCTCGATGGCCATCTCCGTCGCGTTCGTCTACAGCCTCGCGAGCGTCGTTTTTCCGACGACCACGGCGTTCTTCTGGGAACTCGTGACGCTCATCGACATCATGCTGCTCGGCCACTGGATAGAGATGCGGAGCGTCCGACGCGCGTCGAGCGCGCTCAACGAACTCGCCAAACTGATTCCCGACACCGCCGAGCGGATCTCCGAAGACGGAGGGGTAGAGGAGGTTCCCGTGAGCGACCTCTCCAAAAACGATCTCGTCCTCGTGCGACCCGGCGCGAACGTCCCCGCCGACGGGGTCGTCGAGGAGGGCGACTCCGACGTGAACGAGGCGATGATTACGGGCGAGTCGCGTCCGGTCTCGAAGGAACCGGGCGACGAAGTCATCGGTGGCACCGTCAATGGCGACGGGAGCCTCCGAGTCCGAATCACCGCGACCGGCGAGGAGACGGCGCTCGCGGGCATCATGCGACTCGTCGAGGAGGCGCAGGGGAGCAAATCCAAAACGCAGGTGCTCGCGGACCGCGCGGCGGGATGGTTGTTCTACGTCGCGGTGGCGTCGGCCACCGTCACCGCCGTCGCGTGGACGGTCGCCACCTCGTTCGGCGGCCCGGTCATCGAGCGCGCGGTCACCGTGCTCGTCATCGCCTGTCCGCACGCACTCGGCCTCGCGATTCCGCTCGTCGTCGCCATCAACACATCACTGGCGGCGCGAAACGGGATGCTCGTCCGCGACCGAATCGCCATGGAACGGGCGCGCGAACTCGACACCGTCGTCTTCGACAAGACCGGGACGCTCACGAAGGGCGAACAGGGCATCGTGGACGTCGAGACCGTCGACGACCTCGCCGAGGACGAGGCGTTCGCGCTCGCCGCCGCCGTCGAGGGCGACTCCGAGCACATGATCGCGCAGGCTATCCGCGAAGCAGCGGATGAGCGCGGCGTCGAACCGCCGAACGCGACGAGGTTCGAGGCGCTCAAGGGTCGCGGTGTCCGCGCGACGGTCGACAGCGAGACGGTATACGTCGGCGGGCCGAACCTCCTCTCGCAACTCGACGGGGACGCGCCACCGGCGCTCACCAAGTTCGCCGAGCGCGCCGGAAGCAATGCACAGACCGTCGTCTATCTTGTCCGCGAGGACGAACCGGTCGCCGCCTTCGCGCTCGCGGACGTCGTCCGCGAAGAGAGCTACCAAGTCGTCGAGGCGCTCCACGAACTCGGGGTCGAGGTGGCGATGCTGACCGGCGACTCCGAGGACGTGGCCCGCGCCGTCGCCGAGGAACTCGGTATCGACACCGTCTTCGCCGAGGTGCTTCCCGAGGACAAAGACGAGAAAATCGGCGAGCTTCAGAGCGGGGGCAACCTCGTCGCGATGGTCGGTGACGGCGTGAACGACGCGCCCGCGCTCACACGCGCCGACGTCGGCATCGCCATCGGGAGCGGAACGGACGTCGCCGTCCAGTCGGCGGATGTCATCCTCGTCCAGAACAACCCGCTCGACGTAGTTCGACTCGTCAAACTCAGCAGGGCGAGCTACCGGAAGATGCAGCAGAACCTCGTCTGGGCTGCCGGATACAACGTGTTCGCCATCCCGCTGGCGGCGGGCGCTCTCGCGCCGTTCGGAATCCTCCTCTCGCCCGCGGTCGGTGCGCTCCTCATGTCGCTGAGCACGGTCATCGTCGCCATCAACGCGCAGTTCCTCCGGCGAGTGGACCTTGACCTCCCGTCTCTTCCAGGCGTCTCTCCGCCGGCGACTCCGCGTCTGGCGGACTGA